A single region of the Triticum dicoccoides isolate Atlit2015 ecotype Zavitan chromosome 2B, WEW_v2.0, whole genome shotgun sequence genome encodes:
- the LOC119365935 gene encoding serine hydroxymethyltransferase 4 yields MDSVASWGLTPLADADPDVFDLIEREKRRQRSGIELIASENFTSFAVIEALGSALTNKYSEGMPGARYYGGNDVIDEIENLCRDRALAAFRLDAASWGVNVQPYSGSPANFAAYTALLNPHDRIMGLDLPSGGHLTHGYYTAGGKKISATSIYFESLPYKVSAANGYIDYDKLEEKAMDFRPKLIICGGSAYPRDWDYARLRAVADKVGAMLLCDMAHISGLVAAQEAANPFEFCDVVTTTTHKSLRGPRAGMIFYRKGPKPAKKGQPEGAVYDYEDKINFAVFPSLQGGPHNHQIAALAVALKQTLTPGFKAYAKQVKANAVAVGKYLMSKGYKMVTDGTDNHLVLWDLRPLGLTGNKVEKMCDLCSITLNKNAVFGDSSALSPGGVRIGAPAMTSRGLVEKDFEQIAEFLHQAVTICLNIQKEHGKLLKDFSKGLVNNKDIENLKVEVEKFALSFDMPGFSLESMKYKE; encoded by the exons atGGACTCCGTCGCGTCGTGGGGGCTGACCCCGCTGGCGGACGCCGACCCGGACGTCTTCGACCTCATCGAGCGGGAGAAGCGGCGCCAGCGGAGCGGGATCGAGCTCATCGCCTCCGAGAACTTCACCTCCTTCGCCGTCATCGAGGCGCTCGGCTCGGCCCTCACCAACAAGTACTCCGAGGGCATGCCGGGGGCCCGCTACTACGGCGGCAACGACGTCATCGACGAGATCGAGAACCTCTGCCGCGACCGCGCCCTCGCCGCCTTCCGCCTCGACGCCGCCTCCTGGGGCGTCAACGTGCAGCCCTACTCCGGCTCGCCCGCAAACTTCGCCGCATACACCGCGCTCCTCAACCCGCACGACCGGATCATGGGGCTCGACCTCCCCTCAGGCGGACACCTCACCCACGGCTACTACACCGCCGGGGGGAAAAAGATCTCCGCCACCTCCATCTACTTCGAGAGTCTGCCCTACAAGGTCAGCGCCGCCAACGGCTACATCGACTACGACAAGCTCGAGGAGAAGGCAATGGACTTCCGCCCCAAGCTCATCATCTGCGGAGGCAGCGCCTACCCCAGGGACTGGGACTACGCCAGGCTCAGGGCCGTCGCCGACAAGGTCGGGGCCATGCTCCTCTGCGACATGGCGCACATCAGCGGACTGGTCGCCGCGCAG GAAGCTGCAAATCCTTTTGAGTTCTGTGATGTGGTTACCACTACAACACACAAGTCTCTCCGGGGACCGAGGGCTGGTATGATCTTCTACAGGAAAGGCCCTAAGCCTGCGAAGAAGGGCCAGCCTGAGGGTGCTGTGTATGACTATGAGGACAAGATCAACTTTGCGGTGTTCCCATCGCTCCAGGGCGGTCCGCACAACCACCAGATTGCTGCCCTTGCAGTTGCCCTGAAGCAAACTTTGACTCCTGGATTCAAGGCCTACGCAAAGCAGGTCAAGGCCAACGCTGTTGCCGTTGGAAAATATCTCATGAGCAAGGGTTACAAGATGGTGACTGATGGAACTGACAACCATCTTGTTCTATGGGATCTCCGCCCTCTTGGCTTGACTG GAAACAAGGTTGAAAAGATGTGTGACCTTTGTAGCATTACATTGAACAAGAATGCCGTCTTCGGTGACAGCAGTGCATTGTCCCCGGGTGGTGTCCGCATTG GTGCTCCGGCGATGACTTCCAGGGGTCTGGTCGAGAAGGACTTTGAGCAGATCGCTGAGTTCCTCCACCAGGCTGTGACCATCTGCCTGAACATCCAGAAGGAGCACGGCAAGCTGCTCAAGGACTTCTCCAAGGGCCTGGTGAACAACAAGGACATCGAGAACCTCAAGGTCGAGGTCGAGAAGTTTGCCCTCTCCTTTGACATGCCTGGCTTCTCGCTCGAGAGCATGAAGTACAAGGAGTAG